A part of Kitasatospora acidiphila genomic DNA contains:
- a CDS encoding hydroxypyruvate isomerase family protein has protein sequence MAAASAFASIGGRATVNLSILFAELPLLERPAAAAAAGFTSAELWWPFATQAVPGKAQLDALRNAFKDAGLRLSGLNLLDDLSAGAKGTVSLPAASERFRQNLPVAAALAESLGAGGLNALYGNRIAGADPAAQDQLALKNLTLAARAAHSIGAVLLIEALNRDDAPDYPLHTAAGAVAVVDRVNAATGLGNAKFLCDLYHLSVNGEQLEAVIDTHADRIGHVQIADNPGRHQPGTGSLDLAALLDRLTAAGYTGPIGLEYRPAAGGSADSFDWLPRELRAAR, from the coding sequence ATGGCCGCCGCCTCCGCGTTCGCGTCCATCGGCGGACGCGCCACCGTCAACCTGTCGATCCTGTTCGCCGAACTGCCGCTGCTGGAACGCCCCGCCGCGGCGGCCGCCGCCGGATTCACCAGCGCCGAGCTGTGGTGGCCGTTCGCCACCCAGGCCGTCCCGGGCAAGGCCCAACTCGACGCGCTGCGCAACGCGTTCAAGGACGCCGGGCTGCGCCTCAGCGGCCTGAACCTGCTGGACGACCTGTCGGCGGGCGCCAAGGGCACCGTCTCGCTGCCGGCCGCGAGCGAGCGCTTCCGGCAGAACCTCCCGGTGGCCGCGGCGCTGGCCGAATCGCTGGGCGCCGGCGGGCTGAACGCCCTCTACGGCAACCGGATCGCCGGAGCCGACCCGGCAGCCCAGGACCAACTCGCCCTGAAGAACCTCACCTTGGCGGCCCGGGCCGCCCACTCGATCGGTGCCGTGCTGCTGATCGAGGCCCTCAACCGCGACGACGCGCCCGACTACCCGCTGCACACCGCCGCCGGCGCGGTCGCCGTGGTCGACCGGGTCAATGCCGCCACCGGGCTCGGCAACGCCAAGTTCCTCTGCGACCTCTACCACCTGTCGGTCAACGGCGAGCAGTTGGAAGCCGTGATCGACACCCATGCGGACCGGATCGGCCATGTGCAGATCGCCGACAACCCCGGCCGCCACCAGCCGGGCACCGGCTCGCTCGACCTCGCCGCGCTGCTCGACCGGCTGACCGCGGCCGGCTACACCGGCCCGATCGGCCTGGAGTACCGGCCCGCCGCGGGGGGCAGCGCCGACAGCTTCGACTGGCTGCCGCGCGAGCTGCGCGCCGCGCGCTGA
- the allB gene encoding allantoinase AllB, protein MQQSSAVIRSRRVVLPDGERPADVLIRYGRIERIGAHGSLTGAALTDLGDTALLPGLVDTHVHVNEPGRTEWEGFATATRAAAAGGVTTVIDMPLNSIPPTTTVAGLAAKRRAAHGQTWVDLGFWGGAVPGNTGELQGLYEEGAFGFKSFLSPSGVDEFGHLGPAELSEALTEQARLGALAIIHAEDPDELASAPQLPGSHYRDFLASRPAGAESAAVARLLATARRTGARVHILHVSSADVLPLLAQARADGVRVTAETCPHYLTMAAEEIPDGDTAFKCCPPIRDEANRDRLWAALANGEFIGIVSDHSPATSELKLRQEDGGSGDFAKAWGGIASLQLGLPAIWTEARRRGHQLADVVRWMAAGPAELVGLAGIKGGIAVGCDADLVAFDPEGTFTVDPAGLQHRNPVTPYAGRTLTGIVRTTWLRGRPVDVEAEPFGRQLRRPN, encoded by the coding sequence ATGCAGCAGTCGAGTGCGGTGATCCGTTCCCGCCGCGTGGTCCTCCCGGACGGCGAGCGGCCGGCCGACGTACTGATCCGGTACGGCCGGATCGAGCGGATCGGAGCTCATGGTTCGCTCACGGGCGCCGCACTCACCGACCTCGGGGACACCGCCCTGCTGCCCGGCCTGGTCGACACCCACGTGCACGTCAACGAACCGGGCCGCACCGAGTGGGAGGGCTTCGCCACCGCCACCCGGGCGGCCGCCGCCGGCGGCGTCACCACCGTCATCGACATGCCGCTCAACTCCATACCGCCCACCACCACGGTGGCCGGCCTGGCCGCAAAACGCCGCGCGGCCCATGGGCAGACCTGGGTGGACCTGGGCTTCTGGGGCGGCGCCGTCCCCGGCAACACCGGCGAACTCCAGGGCCTGTACGAGGAGGGGGCGTTCGGCTTCAAGAGCTTCCTCTCACCGTCCGGGGTGGACGAGTTCGGGCACCTCGGCCCGGCCGAACTCAGCGAGGCGCTCACCGAGCAGGCCCGGCTCGGCGCCCTGGCGATCATCCACGCCGAGGATCCCGACGAGCTGGCCTCGGCACCCCAACTGCCCGGCAGCCACTACCGCGACTTCCTGGCCTCCCGCCCCGCCGGCGCCGAATCCGCCGCCGTGGCACGGTTGCTGGCCACCGCCCGGCGAACCGGGGCCCGGGTGCACATCCTGCACGTCTCCTCGGCCGACGTCCTGCCACTGCTCGCCCAGGCCAGGGCCGACGGCGTGCGGGTGACCGCCGAGACCTGCCCGCACTACCTGACCATGGCCGCCGAGGAGATACCGGACGGCGACACCGCCTTCAAGTGCTGCCCGCCCATCCGCGACGAGGCCAACCGGGACCGGCTCTGGGCGGCCCTGGCCAACGGGGAGTTCATCGGCATCGTCTCCGACCACTCGCCCGCCACCAGCGAACTGAAGCTCCGTCAAGAAGACGGCGGCAGCGGCGACTTCGCCAAGGCCTGGGGCGGCATAGCCTCGCTGCAGCTCGGCCTGCCGGCGATCTGGACCGAGGCCCGCCGACGCGGGCACCAACTGGCCGACGTGGTCCGCTGGATGGCCGCCGGACCGGCCGAACTGGTCGGCCTCGCCGGCATCAAGGGCGGCATCGCGGTGGGCTGCGACGCCGACCTGGTGGCCTTCGACCCGGAGGGCACCTTCACCGTCGACCCGGCCGGCCTGCAGCACCGCAACCCCGTCACCCCGTACGCGGGCCGCACCCTCACCGGCATCGTGCGCACCACCTGGCTGCGCGGCCGACCGGTCGACGTCGAGGCCGAGCCGTTCGGCCGGCAGCTGCGCCGCCCCAACTGA
- a CDS encoding glycerate kinase: protein MSVTPVQGHVVVAPDKFKGTLTAAEAAARLAAGIDRVAPGIEVRQLPVADGGEGTLDAALAAGFTRIPAKVSGPTGLPVDAAFALRGDLAVIELAQAAGLARLPGGRTAPLAAGTYGVGRLIGRAIGAGARRIVLGLGGSASTDGGAGLVQALGAGLYDEDGAELPPGGAALRRLHRLEPGSLADTLSGVEITVACDVDNPLLGPHGATAVYAPQKGAEGVELALLEAGLTRWADVVRETTGREVRDAPGAGAAGGVGFAALALLGATMRPGIELLLDLLGFDEAVRGARLVVTGEGCLDEQTLHGKAPAGVAAAATRAGVPVAAVAGRVDLPESAWRRAGFIAAYALGDLAEQPGDSLTRAAELAERAGERLAGELLARA, encoded by the coding sequence ATGTCCGTCACCCCCGTCCAGGGCCATGTGGTCGTCGCCCCCGACAAGTTCAAGGGCACCCTGACCGCCGCCGAGGCCGCCGCCCGGCTGGCCGCGGGCATCGACCGGGTGGCGCCCGGCATCGAGGTCCGCCAACTCCCGGTCGCGGACGGCGGCGAGGGAACCCTGGACGCCGCCCTGGCAGCCGGCTTCACCCGGATCCCCGCCAAGGTGTCCGGCCCCACCGGCCTGCCGGTGGACGCCGCCTTCGCGCTCCGGGGCGACCTCGCCGTGATCGAGCTGGCCCAGGCCGCCGGCCTGGCCCGGCTGCCCGGCGGCCGCACCGCACCGCTGGCCGCCGGCACCTACGGGGTCGGCCGGCTGATCGGACGGGCCATCGGCGCCGGCGCCCGGCGGATCGTGCTGGGCCTGGGCGGCAGTGCCAGCACTGACGGCGGGGCCGGTCTGGTGCAGGCGCTCGGCGCCGGCCTCTACGACGAGGACGGCGCCGAACTCCCGCCAGGCGGTGCGGCCCTGCGCCGGCTGCACCGCCTGGAACCCGGCTCACTGGCCGACACCCTGAGCGGGGTGGAGATCACCGTCGCCTGCGATGTCGACAACCCGCTGCTCGGCCCGCATGGCGCCACCGCCGTCTACGCCCCGCAGAAGGGCGCGGAGGGCGTCGAACTCGCCCTGCTGGAAGCCGGGTTGACGCGCTGGGCCGACGTGGTCCGGGAGACGACGGGGCGCGAGGTGCGCGACGCACCCGGCGCCGGCGCCGCCGGCGGGGTCGGCTTCGCCGCCCTGGCGCTGCTCGGCGCCACCATGCGACCCGGCATCGAGCTGCTGCTCGACCTGCTGGGCTTCGACGAGGCCGTGCGCGGGGCGCGGCTCGTCGTGACCGGCGAGGGCTGCCTTGACGAGCAGACGCTGCACGGCAAGGCGCCCGCCGGAGTCGCCGCGGCGGCCACCAGGGCGGGGGTCCCGGTGGCCGCGGTGGCGGGCCGTGTCGACCTGCCCGAGAGCGCCTGGCGCCGGGCCGGCTTCATCGCCGCCTACGCCCTCGGCGACCTGGCCGAACAGCCCGGCGACAGCCTGACCAGGGCCGCCGAGCTGGCCGAACGTGCGGGGGAGCGGCTGGCCGGGGAGCTGCTGGCCCGGGCCTGA
- a CDS encoding 2-hydroxy-3-oxopropionate reductase, whose product MSRRIAFIGLGIMGSPMAANLVKAGHHVTGYNLTQPQIDALVAVGGHGAGSIAEAVREAEVVITMVPADPQVEEVILGAGGVLAHAKPGTLVIDMSSITPQTSIKVEAAAGAKGIRTLDAPVSGGEAGAVEAVLSIMVGGAAEDFAEAKPLLDALGTTVVHVGPAGAGQTVKAANQLIVAVNIQVLAEAVVFLENAGVDLAAALEVLGGGLAGSTVLNRKKANMLGREFAPGFRIDLHHKDMGIVTAAARAVGAPLPLGAVAAQLVASARANGDGSLDHSALLRGVERLAGRDPR is encoded by the coding sequence ATGAGTCGCAGGATCGCCTTCATCGGCCTCGGCATCATGGGCAGCCCGATGGCCGCCAACCTGGTCAAGGCCGGCCACCACGTCACCGGTTACAACCTGACCCAGCCCCAGATCGACGCCCTGGTGGCGGTGGGCGGCCACGGTGCCGGCAGCATCGCCGAGGCGGTGCGGGAGGCCGAGGTCGTCATCACCATGGTCCCGGCCGACCCGCAGGTCGAGGAGGTCATCCTCGGCGCGGGCGGCGTACTGGCGCACGCCAAGCCCGGCACCCTGGTGATCGACATGTCCTCGATCACCCCGCAGACCTCCATCAAGGTCGAGGCCGCGGCCGGCGCGAAGGGCATCCGCACCCTGGACGCCCCGGTCTCCGGCGGCGAGGCAGGGGCCGTCGAGGCGGTGCTGTCGATCATGGTCGGCGGTGCGGCCGAGGACTTCGCCGAGGCCAAGCCGCTCCTCGACGCCCTGGGCACCACGGTCGTCCATGTCGGCCCGGCCGGCGCCGGGCAGACCGTCAAGGCGGCCAACCAGCTGATCGTCGCGGTCAACATCCAGGTGCTGGCCGAGGCCGTGGTCTTCCTGGAGAACGCGGGCGTCGACCTGGCGGCCGCGCTGGAGGTGCTCGGCGGCGGCCTGGCCGGCTCCACGGTGCTCAACCGCAAGAAGGCCAACATGCTCGGCCGCGAGTTCGCGCCCGGCTTCCGGATCGACCTGCACCACAAGGACATGGGCATCGTGACCGCCGCCGCCCGCGCCGTCGGGGCGCCGCTGCCGCTCGGCGCGGTCGCCGCCCAACTGGTCGCCTCGGCCCGGGCCAACGGCGACGGCTCGCTGGACCACTCGGCGCTGCTGCGCGGCGTGGAGCGGCTGGCCGGGCGCGACCCGCGCTGA